The Faecalibacterium sp. I3-3-89 sequence TCAATTTTTTTCTTGACAGAATAAAGGAAAGCCTATATAATGAAACTGAGGTGATAAGTATGGAGTTCTCCACGAAAATCAAAATGGCCGAGGCCGTAGCCAGAATGAAAGAAGCTGAACTTGCCCGGCAAATCGGTACTACACCGCAGGCGTTCAACCAGCGGATGAAGACCGGGAAGTTCAAATACGAGGAGTTGGAGCAGATTGCAGCCGCCCTTGGCGCAGAACTGATTGTCAACTTCCGATTTCCGGATGGAACCGAGGTATGAAAAAAGCCCGGACGAATAAACGTCCGGGCAGGGGAGAGGTGCTTACTTTTTGCGGTTATTGCTCACCGTTTTCGGGATTCGCCGGACCTCTTTTACTCTGCGCACCTCATTCGGCTCATAAATAAGTAAGTCGCTGAGTGTGCAGTCCAGAGCTTCACAGATAAGGTCGAGGTCATCCAGATTGACCCGGTCGGAGAAGTCATGGTACATTTCGTTGATGGTCTGGCTGCGGATCCCGGTGGCGCGAGCAAGTTCGCTCTGTGTCATCCGCCGTTCGCCAAGGCGGGTGGACAGCATAATCCTAATCATAGCCTGTATCTCCTTTGCCAAGAATTTTACCGATTTGAAACCGGCTTGTCAGGATTTTGGCAGAAAAATACAGATTCCGGCAAATTCTTCCGAAAAATGGGCGAAAACAACAAAAATCCTCGGTTCTCACATTTACAAAAGAGCCGAAGATTTTTACCATTGTTCAACGAGTCGGTATCTCGCAGCACAGGACGAACACACTTCCGACCATCTGAATAGTTACATTGGAACGGAGCGTTCGTACAGCCTCACTTCCGCTGCATAAAAAATGGCCCCAAGCCCATGCTTGGGGCCATTTTTTATCTTGCGGAGAAGAGGGGTCGAACAGCACGGCCGCCCGCAGGCGGCAAGCAATCAGCCCGGCAATCTCGAGGAGAGTCTGCCAGCGCGGCTTGACGAACACCCACAGAATCCCTATACTATAAGGAGTAGAAGAAGCAAGAAATAAACAAGAGAAGGGACTGTGTAAATCCCCTTATGCTGAAAATCGCATTCTGTGACGACGAAACCGCAGAGATCGCGCAGCTGGAAGAGCTGCTGGAAGAATATGCCGCTGCCCGAGGGCAGGAATTTGTCCATACATCCTACCAAAGCTCGGTGGAGCTGATGGCAGACATCGAGAAGGGCAAACACTTCGACATCATGCTGCTGGATATTCTGATGCCGGGCGAGAACGGGATGACGGCGGCCCGGGAGGTTCGGGAGCACGACACCAACGTAAAGATCATCTTCCTCACCGCAAGCCCGGAGTTTGCGGTGGAGTCCTATGCGGTGGATGCGTGGTATTACCAGCTCAAGCCCATCCGGCAGGAGGACTTTTTCCGCCTGATGGACTCAGCCTGCGCCGCCTGCAGCAAAGAGCAGACCCACAGCCTCATCCTCCGCAGTAAAAACGGCATCGTCCGGGTAGAGCTGGAAAAGCTGGTCTACTGCGAGGTGATGGGCCGGACGCTCACCTTCCACCTGAACAGCGGGGTCGTGCTGGAGAGCATGGGCCGGCTGGACGACCTCTGCGATCAGCTCATGCCCTACCCGAACTTCCTCCGCCCCCACCGCTCCTTCCTCATCAATATGGAGTACATCGCCAACATCGCAGCCCGCTCCATCACGATGCAGGACGGGGCCGAGGTGCCGGTGCCCCACGGAAAATATTCGGAGCTGAAAAACCGCTACCTGAGCTATATTTTTGACCGAAAGCAGGTGGTCATGTAGTGAACGCTCTTACTGTACCAAACGGCGTTGCCGTGGCGCTCTTTGGCATCGCACTCTCGGCAGCGTTCTGTGACATCAGCTGGACGAAGAAGAACTGCATTATATTGGCGGTCGGCTCAGCAGCCATCCTCCTGCTGCAGGGGGCCATCACCTTCGGGGCGAGCTGGGATGCGATGCAGGAGCTGTATCCCTTTACGACCCATCTGCCGCTTGCCATCATCCTCAGCGTCCTCAGCGGAGATTGGCTCTGGCCCACCATCTCCGTTTTTGCAGCATACCTGTGCTGTCAGCTCCGGCGCTGGGCGGCGCTTCTGGTGGTCGCGCTGATGCCGACCCCCGCCGACTGGCTGCAGCCTGCCATTGAGATGCTGGTCACATTGCCGCTTCTGGCCGCCCTGCTGCGCTATGTCGCGCCGTCGGCCCGCAGCTTTGCCCGGTATCCGCGCTCGATGCAGCTTCTGTTCGGGGTAGTGCCGCTGGCAGGCTACCTTTTCGACTATGTGACCCGCATTTATACGAGCCTCCTCGCC is a genomic window containing:
- a CDS encoding XRE family transcriptional regulator; this encodes MEFSTKIKMAEAVARMKEAELARQIGTTPQAFNQRMKTGKFKYEELEQIAAALGAELIVNFRFPDGTEV
- a CDS encoding LytR/AlgR family response regulator transcription factor, whose translation is MLKIAFCDDETAEIAQLEELLEEYAAARGQEFVHTSYQSSVELMADIEKGKHFDIMLLDILMPGENGMTAAREVREHDTNVKIIFLTASPEFAVESYAVDAWYYQLKPIRQEDFFRLMDSACAACSKEQTHSLILRSKNGIVRVELEKLVYCEVMGRTLTFHLNSGVVLESMGRLDDLCDQLMPYPNFLRPHRSFLINMEYIANIAARSITMQDGAEVPVPHGKYSELKNRYLSYIFDRKQVVM
- a CDS encoding helix-turn-helix domain-containing protein, whose protein sequence is MIRIMLSTRLGERRMTQSELARATGIRSQTINEMYHDFSDRVNLDDLDLICEALDCTLSDLLIYEPNEVRRVKEVRRIPKTVSNNRKK